The following coding sequences lie in one Arachis stenosperma cultivar V10309 chromosome 5, arast.V10309.gnm1.PFL2, whole genome shotgun sequence genomic window:
- the LOC130979331 gene encoding abscisic stress-ripening protein 3-like — protein sequence MTEEKHHHHLFHHKKDEDNTFEEVVDYKKEEKQHKHHEHLGELGAAAGGAYALHEKHKAEKDPEHAHKHKIEEEVAAVAAVGAGGYAFHEHHEKKEAKKEDEEAHGKKHHHLF from the exons ATGACTGAGGAGAAGCACCACCACCACCTCTTCCACCACAAGAAGGATGAGGATAACACTTTTGAAGAGGTAGTTGACTATAAGAAGGAGGAGAAACAACACAAGCACCATGAGCACCTTGGCGAGCTTGGTGCTGCTGCTGGTGGTGCCTATGCCTTG CATGAGAAGCATAAGGCTGAGAAAGATCCGGAGCATGCTCACAAGCATAAGATAGAAGAGGAGGTTGCCGCGGTCGCTGCCGTCGGAGCTGGTGGTTATGCTTTTCATGAACACCATGagaaaaaagaagcaaagaaggaAGACGAAGAAGCTCATGGAAAGAAGCACCACCATTTGTTTTAA
- the LOC130982501 gene encoding uncharacterized protein LOC130982501, whose amino-acid sequence MQMVGPKRHFLPLILISVTAFIFYTFHQSSLPPPSAPELNPNFTLQNPIRKNPNPSFTFIIKILAFNRLDSLSRCLRSLSSADYLGDRVHLHIYIDHFANGSSEIDEKLRESHRILEFVDSFKWKFGEKVVLYRTLNAGLQAQWLEAWWPSNDDEFAFVVEDDLEVSSLYYEFVKGVIMNFYYNASNYSPSIYGVSLQRARFVPGKHGNTLQLDDQTRLFLYQLVGTWGQILFPKPWKEFRLWYDGNKAKGIRPFLEGMVTTGWYKKMGEKIWTPWFIKFIQSHGYFNIYQNFLHERALSVSHRDAGVNYGKSAGPDSQLIEERSLDFNLLEMQPLSSLKWYDFCFKEVLPSKVVTNMEELGSMLHSLPKQDSIVVVNLVGVSDTVARNLLCHFERLDIRNYIFMGPPSDFLFDLARRGHPVVDMDQFLSSVRVYKSTSKGPNSVAIKSILAKAYVIRKCIQNRYNTWVINGNMLLNSNLLFESSDLNKDFFVANNLDFFYAKSSSSSEKVWSNDFVSKVVAMADSLARKDDGIRFAYVVKKLLEESGARIGRVDETTFGMKICSDEVGKSSFEDKKLVHWSTVMELESVKKCLEELNLWSIDSDLSCTAVVCHKS is encoded by the exons ATGCAAATGGTAGGACCGAAAAGACACTTCCTTCCACTTATCTTAATCTCCGTTACCGCCTTCATCTTCTACACATTCCACCAGTCTTCACTTCCACCACCTTCCGCCCCCGAACTTAACCCCAATTTCACCCTCCAAAACCCAATTCGGAAAAACCCTAACCCTAGCTTCACCTTCATCATTAAAATCCTCGCCTTTAATCGCCTCGACTCCCTCTCCCGCTGCCTCCGCTCACTCTCCTCCGCCGATTACCTCGGCGACCGCGTCCACCTCCACATCTACATTGACCATTTCGCCAATGGATCATCGGAGATTGATGAGAAGCTTAGAGAATCACACCGGATTTTGGAGTTCGTCGATTCGTTTAAATGGAAATTTGGGGAAAAAGTTGTGCTTTACAGGACCCTGAATGCTGGCTTGCAGGCGCAGTGGCTGGAAGCGTGGTGGCCAAGCAACGATGACGAGTTTGCATTCGTTGTGGAGGATGATTTGGAGGTTTCTTCACTCTATTACGAGTTCGTGAAAGGAGTGATCATGAATTTCTATTACAATGCCTCCAATTATAGTCCTTCCATCTATGGTGTTTCGTTGCAAAGAGCAAGGTTTGTCCCAG GTAAACATGGAAACACATTACAGTTAGATGACCAGACACGACTATTTTTATACCAACTGGTTGGCACATGGGGTCAAATTCTCTTTCCAAAGCCTTGGAAAGAGTTCAGGTTGTGGTACGATGGAAACAAGGCAAAGGGAATTAGGCCCTTTCTTGAGGGGATG GTGACTACAGGATGGTATAAGAAGATGGGGGAGAAAATTTGGACACCTTGGTTCATTAAATTTATTCAATCCCACGGTTACTTTAATATCTACCAAAACTTTCTGCATGAGAGAGCATTGAGTGTTTCCCACAGAGATGCAGGAGTAAACTATGGAAAAAGTGCTGGACCTGATTCTCAATTAATTGAGGAAAGATCTCTTGACTTCAATCTTTTGGAAATGCAGCCTCTGAGCAGTTTAAAATGGTACGATTTTTGTTTCAAAGAAGTACTTCCCAGCAAGGTGGTGACAAACATGGAAGAACTTGGATCTATGCTTCACTCTCTACCGAAACAAGATAGTATCGTCGTAGTTAATCTTGTTGGGGTGTCAGATACAGTAGCTAGAAACTTATTATGTCACTTTGAGAGGCTAGATATCAGGAATTATATATTTATGGGCCCTCCATCTgacttcttgtttgatcttgcaAGGAGGGGGCATCCTGTAGTTGATATGGACCAATTTCTAAGTAGTGTTAGAGTGTATAAATCGACTTCCAAAGGTCCCAATTCTGTTGCCATCAAGAGTATTTTGGCAAAGGCTTATGTAATTAGAAAGTGTATCCAAAATAGGTATAACACATGGGTGATCAATGGAAACATGCTTCTCAATTCTAATCTCTTGTTCGAATCCAGTGATCTCAATAAGGACTTCTTTGTTGCAAACAACTTGGATTTCTTCTATGCTAAAAGCTCATCTTCGAGTGAGAAAGTTTGGAGTAATGACTTCGTGTCGAAGGTTGTAGCTATGGCAGACTCATTGGCAAGAAAAGATGATGGTATAAGGTTTGCATATGtggtaaaaaaattattggaAGAGAGTGGTGCTAGGATTGGAAGAGTTGATGAAACTACCTTTGGAATGAAGATTTGTTCTGATGAAGTTGGGAAATCTTCTTTTGAGGATAAAAAGTTGGTACATTGGTCAACTGTGATGGAACTAGAATCCGTTAAAAAATGTCTTGAAGAGTTGAATTTATGGAGTATAGACAGTGATTTATCCTGCACAGCAGTTGTATGTCACAAGTCATAG
- the LOC130982259 gene encoding F-box/kelch-repeat protein At3g06240-like, translating into MDEKMKLKHTGNKPKQQSSMKKKQQQNENHKSKSIHDILALELIHRILLRVPVKDLDRLKCVSKLWNTLISDPDFAKSHLHLSAAPTHVCLFISDRSNAFSVDIDAVFHRHTALKEDKNGQEHFDCLSLRTNSWTNLDFALSKPLDTSNWQSCGYLLEWRYSLGDF; encoded by the exons ATGGATGAGAAGATGAAGCTGAAGCACACAGGGAACAAACCAAAACAGCAATCGtccatgaagaagaagcaacaGCAGAATGAGAATCACAAGAGCAAGAGCATTCACGACATTCTCGCTCTTGAGCTGATTCACAGAATCCTACTTAGGGTTCCTGTCAAAGATCTCGATCGCCTCAAGTGCGTTTCGAAGCTTTGGAACACTCTCATTTCCGATCCCGATTTTGCGAAATCGCATCTTCACCTCTCTGCCGCACCCACCCATGTATGCCTCTTCATAAGTGACCGCTCCAATGCCTTTTCCGTTGACATTGACGCAGTATTTCACCGCCACACTGCACTAAAAGAG GATAAGAATGGCCAAGAGCACTTTGATTGCTTGTCTTTGAGAACCAATTCATGGACTAATCTTGATTTTGCACTCTCCAAACCCTTGGATACTAGCAACTGGCAATCTTGTGGGTATCTTCTTGAATGGCGCTATTCATTGGGGGACTTTTAG
- the LOC130981564 gene encoding uncharacterized protein LOC130981564: protein MELELGLKITKTRDNITSISQYQLAKDRTRPVFESRETNTMFILIAHLKGYKRNNIDIKISEDGSKISISGEKPIQEMMMMGWVMLKKDVEITQFNKAFKIPEGVVLDRIKAKFDEEESMKIVMPKSLKGICGARIEEVKEDESDGGRSELEKSEADHIFNSIGETRERGFREREVHEMEDSESVMEKEEV from the exons ATGGAGCTTGAATTAGGACTCAAAATCACTAAAACAAGAGATAACATTACTTCCATCTCTCAGTATCAGTTAGCCAAGGATCGAACAAGACCGGTTTTTGAGTCTAGAGAAACAAACACCATGTTCATCCTCATTGCTCATCTTAAAG GTTATAAGAGGAATAATATTGACATAAAGATTAGTGAAGATGGTAGTAAGATATCAATTAGTGGAGAGAAGCCAATTCAGGAAATGATGATGATGGGGTGGGTAATGCTCAAGAAAGATGTTGAGATTACACAGTTCAATAAGGCCTTCAAAATTCCTGAAGGGGTGGTTTTGGATCGGATCAAAGCGAAGTTTGATGAAGAGGAATCGATGAAGATTGTAATGCCGAAATCTTTGAAAGGGATTTGTGGGGCTAGGATTGAAGAGGTCAAGGAAGATGAATCTGATGGAGGGAGATCAGAATTAGAGAAAAGTGAAGCTGATCACATTTTCAACAGCATTGGGGAGACACGTGAAAGGGGATTCAGAGAGCGTGAAGTTCATGAAATGGAGGACAGTGAAAGTGTTATGGAGAAGGAAGAAGTGTAA